In the genome of Coxiella burnetii, the window CAACGCGTGCAACCCAATTAATAACCACGCTCTTTCCTTATTATCACAGTAAATTCCGAATAGGACGGACCAGCTTTCGTCCCGCCGAAATTGCAGGAAGAAAAACCTCCTACCGAAAGGATGACACGCGGTTACACGTTGATGCTTTTCCTTCAACGCCCATGCAAGGCGAACGCATATTACGCTTATTTTGCAACATTAATCCCTATAATCAGCCAAGACAGTGGCACCTTGGCGAATCATTCGGCCAAGTCATCAAACAATTTGCGCCGGCTGTTTCTCCCCCATTACCTTTGGCTCACACTTTATTAAATTTATTGGGCATTACCAAACGTAAACGCAGCCTTTACGATCATTACATGCTTAAAATTCACAATACCATGAAAGGCGATGAAGAATACCAGAAAAAGGCTATCCAAGAAAAAATAGCTTTCCCCGCCAATACCACCTGGGTAGTTTTCACGGACCTCGTCTCCCACG includes:
- a CDS encoding Kdo hydroxylase family protein, producing MLISRSKDFIMSSIISYDITAWNPSPTKEIQSEIIEQLEKGKVIYFPKLTFPINLDQGVFLDPNYLAKGQKNISYDPKTQSFKGLNPQKQNVAPLKEIIKDFSTRATQLITTLFPYYHSKFRIGRTSFRPAEIAGRKTSYRKDDTRLHVDAFPSTPMQGERILRLFCNINPYNQPRQWHLGESFGQVIKQFAPAVSPPLPLAHTLLNLLGITKRKRSLYDHYMLKIHNTMKGDEEYQKKAIQEKIAFPANTTWVVFTDLVSHAALSGQHLLEQTFYIPPTAQFFPQYSPLKKLETLLGHNLLK